The Siniperca chuatsi isolate FFG_IHB_CAS linkage group LG12, ASM2008510v1, whole genome shotgun sequence genome has a segment encoding these proteins:
- the idh1 gene encoding isocitrate dehydrogenase [NADP] cytoplasmic: protein MSQKIKAGSVVEMQGDEMTRVIWELIKEKLIFPYLELDLHSYDLGMENRDVTDDRVTVEAAEAVQRYNVGIKCATITPDEKRVEEFKLKQMWRSPNGTIRNILGGTVFREAIICKNIPRLVPGWVKPIIIGRHAHGDQYKATDFVVPGPGKVEMTYTPTKGEPVKFVIHEFEGTGGVAMGMYNTDKSIRDFAHSSFQMALSKSWALYLSTKNTILKKYDGRFKDIFQEIYEKEYRAQFEAKGIWYEHRLIDDMVAQAMKSEGGFIWACKNYDGDVQSDSVAQGYGSLGMMTSVLICPDGRTVESEAAHGTVTRHYRQHQQGKETSTNPIASIFAWTRGLLHRAKLDNNAELRVFAEALEAVCIETIEAGFMTKDLAICIKGLPNVTRADYLNTFEFLDKLAENLKIKLASPPKL from the exons ATGTCTCAGAAGATCAAGGCCGGCTCTGTGGTGGAGATGCAGGGAGATGAAATGACTCGAGTCATCTGGGAGCTCATCAAGGAGAAACTCATCTTCCCGTACCTGGAGCTCGACCTGCACAG CTATGACCTCGGTATGGAGAACCGAGATGTAACAGACGACCGGGTGACGGTTGAGGCGGCGGAGGCGGTCCAGCGCTACAACGTGGGCATCAAGTGTGCCACCATCACGCCAGATGAGAAGCGCGTGGAAGAGTTTAAGCTTAAGCAGATGTGGCGTTCGCCCAACGGCACCATCCGTAACATCCTAGGAGGCACCGTGTTCAGGGAGGCCATCATCTGCAAGAACATCCCCCGCCTGGTGCCTGGCTGGGTCAAGCCCATCATCATTGGCAGGCACGCCCATGGAGATCAG TACAAAGCCACAGACTTTGTGGTGCCTGGGCCTGGGAAAGTGGAGATGACGTACACGCCAACAAAAGGAGAGCCAGTTAAATTTGTCATCCATGAGTTTGAGG GCACAGGTGGTGTAGCCATGGGGATGTACAATACAGATAAGTCCATCAGGGACTTTGCCCACAGCTCCTTCCagatggctctgtccaaaagctGGGCTCTCTACCTCAGTACCAAGAACACCATCCTGAAGAAGTACGACGGTCGCTTCAAAGACATTTTCCAGGAGATCTACGAGAA GGAATACCGTGCTCAGTTTGAGGCCAAAGGCATCTGGTATGAGCACCGTCTGATAGATGACATGGTGGCCCAGGCCATGAAATCTGAGGGAGGCTTCATTTGGGCCTGCAAGAACTATGATGGAGACGTACAGTCTGACTCTGTGGCACAAG GCTACGGCTCCCTGGGTATGATGACCAGTGTGCTTATCTGTCCCGATGGACGCACGGTAGAGTCTGAGGCCGCCCACGGCACAGTGACTCGCCACTACAGACAACACCAGCAGGGAAAAGAGACGTCCACCAATCCCATAG CCTCCATCTTTGCATGGACACGGGGCCTGCTCCACCGGGCAAAGCTGGACAACAATGCTGAGCTGCGAGTGTTCGCCGAGGCACTGGAGGCAGTTTGCATCGAGACCATCGAGGCTGGTTTCATGACCAAGGATTTGGCCATCTGCATCAAAGGCCTGCCAAA TGTGACACGTGCTGACTACTTGAACACCTTTGAGTTCCTGGACAAGCTGGCAGAGAACCTGAAGATAAAGCTAGCCAGTCCGCCTAAACTGTGA
- the epsti1 gene encoding epithelial-stromal interaction protein 1 isoform X2 produces the protein MDPYQNQRNSRNHLAPLNDSNTSGVSGNDHTPYTPDRDATDSGHPQAAARQPQHSGGFTMIPPNESRRSKIKLMAQKEEEDLQKWKEANRAPPLQLNPEKLGGHVTLAGAREKQLTDLRCSKLQKKLRKEELDKRRRQEEEEELQKMKAIQREKAEHLEERRKQEEQRRREQLRQDHSRTTESFLQRFERRAPGPLATSSATHTSSRSEVVETKQREESKSVREVQLEHKRVNSAFLDKLEGHESERETKGESVREAEYPFLASEDFRHQPSSTPGQQLPLAHMNLDPEQSCSDWTQEADPEPDYDWALMKLMNSFPDCCRVFLEDILDQCDGDYEQAYTLLISTLS, from the exons ATGGATCCTTATCAGAACCAGAGAAACTCAAGAAACCACCTGGCCCCCCTAAACGACAGCAACACATCAGGTGTTTCTGGAAATGATCACACACCTTACACTCCCGACAGAGATGCAACTGACAGCGGACATCCACAAGCGGCGGCCAGGCAGCCTCAGCA CTCAGGTGGATTCACCATGATCCCACCAAATGAATCTCGGCGAAGCAAGATAAAATTGA TGGctcagaaagaagaggaggatctTCAGAAGTGGAAAGAGGCAAACAGAGCCCCCCCCTTGCAGCTGAATCCAGAGAAGCTCG GTGGCCATGTAACATTGGCTGGAGCCAGGGAGAAGCAGCTTACAGACTTACGTTGCTCCAAACTGCAGAAGAAG CTGAGAAAGGAAGAGTTGGacaagaggaggagacaagaagaggaggaggagttacAGAAGATGAAAGCCATCCAGAGGGAGAAG GCTGAGCacctggaggagaggagaaaacaggaggagcagaggaggagggagcagcTCAGGCAGGATCACTCCAG GACGACTGAGAGTTTTCTGCAGAGGTTTGAGAGGAGAGCCCCAGGTCCCCTGGCAACCAGCAGTGCCACACACACGTCATCTAGG AGTGAGGTGGTGGAGACTAAGCAGAGAGAGGAGTCGAAAAGTGTGAGAGAAGTACAGCTGGAACACAAGAG GGTGAACTCAGCTTTTCTGGACAAACTCGAGGGTcacgagagcgagagagagaccaAGGGGGAAAGCGTTCGGGAGGCAGAGTATCCCTTTTTGGCCTCTGAAGACTTTAGACACCAGCCGTCCAGCACCCCTGGACAACAACTTCCCCTCGCTCACATGAACCTAGATCCAGAACAGAGCTGCTCCGACTGGACACAGGAAGCTG ACCCGGAGCCTGACTATGACTGGGCCTTGATGAAACTGATGAACAGCTTTCCAGACTGCTGCAGAGTCTTCCTAGAGGACATCCTCGACCAGTGCGACGGAGATTACGAGCAGGCCTACACACTACTCATCTCCACGCTCAGTTGA
- the epsti1 gene encoding epithelial-stromal interaction protein 1 isoform X1 has product MDPYQNQRNSRNHLAPLNDSNTSGVSGNDHTPYTPDRDATDSGHPQAAARQPQHSGGFTMIPPNESRRSKIKLMAQKEEEDLQKWKEANRAPPLQLNPEKLGGHVTLAGAREKQLTDLRCSKLQKKLRKEELDKRRRQEEEEELQKMKAIQREKAEHLEERRKQEEQRRREQLRQDHSRSALDQVHLGLITVTVRTTESFLQRFERRAPGPLATSSATHTSSRSEVVETKQREESKSVREVQLEHKRVNSAFLDKLEGHESERETKGESVREAEYPFLASEDFRHQPSSTPGQQLPLAHMNLDPEQSCSDWTQEADPEPDYDWALMKLMNSFPDCCRVFLEDILDQCDGDYEQAYTLLISTLS; this is encoded by the exons ATGGATCCTTATCAGAACCAGAGAAACTCAAGAAACCACCTGGCCCCCCTAAACGACAGCAACACATCAGGTGTTTCTGGAAATGATCACACACCTTACACTCCCGACAGAGATGCAACTGACAGCGGACATCCACAAGCGGCGGCCAGGCAGCCTCAGCA CTCAGGTGGATTCACCATGATCCCACCAAATGAATCTCGGCGAAGCAAGATAAAATTGA TGGctcagaaagaagaggaggatctTCAGAAGTGGAAAGAGGCAAACAGAGCCCCCCCCTTGCAGCTGAATCCAGAGAAGCTCG GTGGCCATGTAACATTGGCTGGAGCCAGGGAGAAGCAGCTTACAGACTTACGTTGCTCCAAACTGCAGAAGAAG CTGAGAAAGGAAGAGTTGGacaagaggaggagacaagaagaggaggaggagttacAGAAGATGAAAGCCATCCAGAGGGAGAAG GCTGAGCacctggaggagaggagaaaacaggaggagcagaggaggagggagcagcTCAGGCAGGATCACTCCAGGTCAGCCCTGGATCAGGTTCACTTGGGTCTCATCACTGTCACCGTGCg GACGACTGAGAGTTTTCTGCAGAGGTTTGAGAGGAGAGCCCCAGGTCCCCTGGCAACCAGCAGTGCCACACACACGTCATCTAGG AGTGAGGTGGTGGAGACTAAGCAGAGAGAGGAGTCGAAAAGTGTGAGAGAAGTACAGCTGGAACACAAGAG GGTGAACTCAGCTTTTCTGGACAAACTCGAGGGTcacgagagcgagagagagaccaAGGGGGAAAGCGTTCGGGAGGCAGAGTATCCCTTTTTGGCCTCTGAAGACTTTAGACACCAGCCGTCCAGCACCCCTGGACAACAACTTCCCCTCGCTCACATGAACCTAGATCCAGAACAGAGCTGCTCCGACTGGACACAGGAAGCTG ACCCGGAGCCTGACTATGACTGGGCCTTGATGAAACTGATGAACAGCTTTCCAGACTGCTGCAGAGTCTTCCTAGAGGACATCCTCGACCAGTGCGACGGAGATTACGAGCAGGCCTACACACTACTCATCTCCACGCTCAGTTGA